In Nocardia yunnanensis, one DNA window encodes the following:
- a CDS encoding oxygenase MpaB family protein, whose product MDAHRLSRRDALRTGGGLLGVVGAMALTARTARAEPWNWSPADSVAGGGDGADPLTKYDPDADTVLADVIDHADVPEVNRLLATWIYNDQPLPAGLPKNLADFIESARQLPAWADQGKLASSFEFNKKRGLYLGVLYAFASGMMSTVIPHEALAVYYSRGGSHLKERIAKTAKFGYDIGTVNAYGDGGEMIVTCVKTRIIHASVRHLLPRSPYWPAGVTPISQDDLMVTWHSLATTIMRTLTAWQVPIPAAESDGYLHSWQLAGHLLGIRDEYIPATWEQANAQASQQLDPILAPTAEGKDLANQLLNLGADLDLTLLSRGILGAFTRFVMGDKVADWLAIPREPVWSPLLEVAWGPFVAVREGVLAVAPVVDAPYWMFDEFLRQFALWYVAELRMPLSIEIPLTNR is encoded by the coding sequence ATGGACGCACACCGTCTCAGCCGACGCGACGCATTGCGTACGGGCGGAGGGCTTTTGGGGGTGGTCGGCGCCATGGCGCTGACCGCGCGCACCGCGCGAGCGGAACCGTGGAATTGGTCGCCCGCGGATTCGGTGGCCGGCGGGGGTGACGGCGCCGACCCGCTGACCAAGTACGATCCGGACGCGGACACGGTGCTGGCGGACGTGATCGACCACGCCGACGTGCCGGAGGTCAACCGGCTGCTGGCGACCTGGATCTACAACGATCAGCCGCTGCCCGCCGGGCTGCCGAAGAACCTGGCGGACTTCATCGAATCGGCGCGGCAGCTGCCCGCCTGGGCCGATCAGGGCAAGCTGGCCAGCTCCTTCGAGTTCAACAAGAAGCGCGGCCTGTATCTGGGCGTGCTGTACGCGTTCGCCAGCGGCATGATGTCCACGGTCATCCCGCACGAGGCGCTCGCGGTGTACTACTCGCGCGGCGGATCGCATCTCAAGGAGCGCATCGCCAAGACCGCGAAGTTCGGCTACGACATCGGCACCGTCAATGCTTACGGCGACGGCGGCGAGATGATCGTGACCTGCGTGAAAACCCGCATCATTCACGCCTCGGTGCGGCATCTGCTGCCGCGCTCACCGTACTGGCCCGCCGGCGTCACCCCCATCAGCCAGGACGATCTGATGGTCACCTGGCACAGCCTCGCCACCACCATCATGCGGACCCTCACCGCCTGGCAGGTGCCCATCCCCGCCGCGGAATCCGATGGCTACCTGCACAGTTGGCAGCTGGCCGGGCATCTGCTCGGTATCCGCGACGAGTACATTCCCGCGACCTGGGAGCAGGCCAACGCGCAGGCGAGCCAGCAACTGGACCCGATTCTGGCGCCCACCGCCGAAGGCAAGGATCTGGCCAACCAATTGCTCAACCTCGGCGCGGACCTGGATCTGACGCTGTTGAGCCGCGGCATCCTGGGCGCGTTCACCCGATTCGTCATGGGGGACAAGGTCGCCGACTGGCTCGCCATTCCGCGTGAACCCGTGTGGAGTCCGCTGCTGGAGGTCGCGTGGGGTCCGTTCGTCGCCGTGCGCGAAGGCGTGCTGGCGGTGGCCCCTGTGGTCGATGCCCCGTACTGGATGTTCGACGAGTTCCTGCGCCAGTTCGCCCTCTGGTACGTGGCCGAACTGCGCATGCCGTTGAGCATCGAGATCCCGCTGACCAACCGGTGA
- a CDS encoding TetR/AcrR family transcriptional regulator: MGTSEEDTVEAAPAGGKSLIERAYRQAVEQAGDTDRIRARILDAAGERFRQWGIQRSTMEDVARQAGVSRITVYRRFATKEDLVEHVVLREFRRYFDTFLLDIATAATPAERVVAGFVSSLRTLRGNPLIGTLITAEPDHVVSSLIGDGGRAVAMVREFVAHQLRQEQRAGTVSAQLDTDLVAELMVRICASFLAIPSQLVDLADEEQLAAIARRFLVPMLEPPTSL, encoded by the coding sequence ATGGGCACGTCTGAGGAGGACACCGTGGAAGCTGCGCCGGCGGGCGGCAAGTCCCTGATCGAACGCGCCTACCGGCAGGCCGTCGAACAGGCCGGCGACACCGACCGCATTCGCGCCCGCATCCTGGACGCGGCCGGAGAACGCTTCCGGCAGTGGGGGATTCAGCGTTCGACCATGGAGGACGTGGCCCGCCAGGCGGGGGTCTCGCGCATCACCGTCTACCGCCGGTTCGCCACCAAGGAAGATCTGGTCGAACACGTCGTCCTGCGCGAATTCCGGCGCTACTTCGACACCTTCCTGCTCGACATCGCCACCGCCGCCACCCCGGCCGAGCGCGTCGTGGCCGGGTTCGTGAGTTCGCTGCGCACCCTGCGCGGCAATCCATTGATCGGCACCCTCATCACCGCCGAGCCCGACCACGTGGTCAGCTCCCTGATCGGCGACGGCGGCCGCGCGGTGGCCATGGTCCGCGAATTCGTGGCGCATCAACTCCGGCAGGAGCAGCGCGCCGGGACCGTGTCCGCGCAGCTGGACACCGATCTGGTGGCCGAGCTGATGGTGCGAATCTGCGCGTCGTTCCTGGCGATTCCGAGCCAGCTCGTCGATCTGGCGGACGAGGAGCAACTCGCCGCGATCGCCCGCCGCTTCCTGGTGCCCATGCTGGAGCCGCCGACTTCGCTGTGA
- a CDS encoding MFS transporter yields MTSSLESRRSSPTAIVLTMASTVFLLAMAQTLPVPALPQIGHQLGVSATTVGWVTTATMLAASALTPLLGRLGDVYGHKPVVLATLVVTLAGSLIAASAHSIDWLIVGRALQGASFGLFPLAISVLRHELPAERLTGALAVTASTLGVGSGVALVATGVLTQGGADYRRIFWLCVVLTVVVLALAILTLPRRAGQGGRVDYVGAAVLGTGLVCLLLPISQGHEWGWGSARVIGLFIASVIVLAGFLVLQSRLRSPLVATSLLAHRPVAMTNLASFCVGFAMFSVFLGSTYFVATPRALAGFGFDASVLRTSVAFMLPGAVASVLMGPIAGRLVGRIGPRFVLLIASVIGLGSLTSLALLHTSSAEVIVALVIANSAIAIAYAAMPALLVANVAPHETGIANSINSIMRTVGGAIGSALVVTILTSDTLDHLLPNGAVVALPAEGAYRIAFLTGAGFFAVAALLAGFGLGRGGRRLTQHEVDEDVALASAGEFATVSTGL; encoded by the coding sequence GTCTCGGCGACCACCGTCGGCTGGGTGACGACCGCCACCATGCTGGCCGCCTCGGCGCTGACCCCGCTGCTGGGCCGCCTCGGCGACGTCTACGGCCACAAGCCGGTCGTGCTGGCCACGCTGGTGGTGACGCTGGCGGGCAGCCTGATCGCCGCCTCCGCGCACAGCATCGACTGGCTGATCGTCGGCCGCGCCCTGCAGGGCGCGAGCTTCGGCCTGTTCCCGCTGGCGATCAGCGTGCTGCGCCATGAACTTCCGGCCGAGCGCCTCACCGGCGCGCTGGCCGTCACCGCCTCGACGCTGGGCGTCGGCAGCGGTGTCGCGCTGGTGGCGACCGGCGTGCTGACCCAGGGCGGCGCGGATTACCGCCGCATCTTCTGGCTGTGCGTGGTGCTGACCGTGGTCGTGCTGGCGCTGGCGATCCTCACCCTGCCGCGGCGGGCCGGACAGGGCGGCCGGGTCGACTACGTGGGCGCGGCGGTGCTGGGCACCGGCCTGGTGTGCCTGCTGCTGCCGATCTCCCAGGGCCACGAATGGGGTTGGGGCAGTGCGCGAGTGATCGGGCTGTTCATCGCCTCGGTGATCGTGCTGGCCGGATTCCTGGTGCTGCAGTCCAGGCTGCGCTCCCCGCTGGTGGCGACCTCGCTGCTGGCGCACCGTCCCGTCGCCATGACCAACCTGGCCAGCTTCTGCGTCGGTTTCGCGATGTTCAGCGTGTTCCTGGGCTCGACCTATTTCGTCGCGACGCCACGGGCGTTGGCGGGCTTCGGTTTCGACGCCTCGGTGCTGCGCACCAGCGTGGCGTTCATGCTGCCGGGCGCGGTGGCCTCGGTGCTGATGGGCCCGATCGCCGGCCGCCTGGTCGGGCGGATCGGCCCGCGCTTCGTGTTGCTGATCGCCAGCGTCATCGGCCTGGGCTCGCTGACCTCGCTGGCGCTGCTGCACACCTCCAGCGCGGAAGTGATTGTGGCACTGGTCATCGCGAACTCCGCGATCGCGATCGCCTACGCCGCCATGCCCGCCCTGCTGGTCGCCAATGTGGCCCCGCACGAGACCGGCATCGCCAACTCGATCAACTCGATCATGCGGACCGTGGGCGGCGCCATCGGCAGCGCCCTGGTCGTCACCATCCTCACCAGCGACACCCTCGATCACCTGCTGCCCAACGGCGCGGTGGTGGCGCTGCCCGCCGAGGGCGCCTACCGCATCGCATTCCTCACGGGCGCGGGCTTTTTCGCGGTGGCGGCGCTGCTGGCCGGGTTCGGACTGGGCCGCGGCGGCCGGCGCCTGACCCAGCACGAGGTCGACGAGGACGTCGCGCTGGCGAGCGCCGGCGAGTTCGCCACGGTCTCGACGGGTCTGTGA